One genomic segment of Borrelia miyamotoi includes these proteins:
- a CDS encoding AAA family ATPase, producing MKSGFQIDSEVENALSLINKFRREVSSRILGQREMIDAILMGILTEGHVLLEGVPGLAKTLTIQTVSDVLDLGFKRVQFTPDLLPSDLTGNMVYKSTTGTFKVRKGPVFSNIILADEINRAPAKVQSALLEAMGERQVTLGDETHKLPEPFFVLATQNPIEQEGTYNLPEAQLDRFLLKVNVKYPSIQDEIKLLKIFSVDGGLENIKVAKVMNTYSLTDLKRVVGKVKVDDKIMLYIVTLIAASRESDKKTYPFTKYIEFGASPRASLSLLKCARVNALYEGRLFVLPEDVKAVAYNVLRHRIIPSYEAEVEEMNTDDIIKILLSAVALP from the coding sequence ATGAAAAGTGGTTTTCAAATAGATTCTGAAGTAGAGAATGCATTAAGTTTAATCAATAAGTTTAGAAGAGAAGTTTCGAGTAGGATTCTTGGTCAAAGAGAAATGATTGATGCTATTTTGATGGGAATTTTAACTGAAGGGCATGTCTTGCTTGAAGGTGTACCGGGACTTGCAAAAACATTGACGATTCAGACAGTTTCAGATGTTCTTGATCTTGGGTTTAAAAGAGTGCAATTTACTCCAGACCTTTTGCCTTCTGATCTTACGGGTAACATGGTATATAAGAGTACGACAGGAACTTTCAAAGTTAGAAAGGGACCTGTATTTTCAAATATTATTTTGGCAGATGAAATTAATAGAGCTCCTGCAAAGGTTCAGTCAGCACTTCTTGAGGCAATGGGTGAACGTCAAGTAACCCTTGGTGATGAGACTCATAAGCTACCAGAGCCATTTTTTGTTCTTGCAACACAAAATCCAATTGAACAAGAGGGGACTTATAATTTGCCAGAAGCTCAACTTGATAGATTTTTATTAAAGGTGAATGTGAAATACCCTTCTATTCAAGATGAAATCAAGCTTCTTAAGATATTTTCAGTTGATGGTGGGCTTGAGAATATTAAAGTTGCAAAGGTAATGAATACTTATTCTTTAACAGATCTTAAGCGTGTAGTAGGGAAGGTTAAAGTGGATGATAAAATAATGCTTTACATTGTTACTTTAATAGCGGCTTCTCGTGAAAGTGACAAAAAAACTTATCCATTTACTAAATATATTGAGTTTGGGGCGTCTCCTCGGGCATCACTTAGTTTGCTTAAATGTGCTCGTGTTAATGCTCTTTATGAGGGTCGGTTGTTTGTTCTTCCTGAAGATGTTAAGGCTGTAGCTTACAATGTGTTGAGGCATAGAATTATTCCATCTTATGAGGCAGAGGTTGAGGAAATGAATACTGACGATATTATTAAGATACTTCTCTCAGCTGTGGCACTTCCTTAG
- a CDS encoding DUF58 domain-containing protein: protein MRYSNESNATSTKTKIKALKFFSRKMLLDLNFGGYRSIFKGLGLEFYEFRPYEETDDARLIDWNVSSKTDSIFSKVFREDKGMNLHLLVDNSLSMTLGSLTNKKEIQDLLVSIFAHMAFFNNDKIGITFFSSETDKFISSRKGHSHLGLILNETINRKLKRGSNLTYVFKNTAEYYKKRSLIVIISDFKASDYFKSLTVLSKRHNIIAIRLTDFLDENLPQYGFLTYEDIETRENFLISGFSKAILNSYKNYWTLDKIKWRKECIKRGINFIEISTKDDVFRKLKALLKKENSI from the coding sequence ATGCGATATAGTAATGAATCAAATGCTACTAGCACTAAAACTAAAATTAAAGCTTTAAAATTTTTCTCAAGAAAAATGCTCTTAGATCTTAATTTTGGGGGATATCGTTCTATTTTTAAGGGTCTTGGTCTTGAATTTTATGAGTTTAGACCATATGAGGAGACAGATGATGCTAGATTGATTGATTGGAACGTTAGCTCAAAGACAGATAGTATATTTTCAAAGGTTTTTAGAGAAGATAAGGGGATGAATCTTCATCTGCTTGTTGATAATTCTCTTTCAATGACTCTGGGAAGCTTGACTAATAAAAAAGAAATTCAGGATTTATTAGTTTCTATTTTTGCTCATATGGCATTTTTTAATAATGATAAGATAGGGATAACTTTTTTTTCAAGTGAAACAGATAAGTTTATTTCATCTAGGAAAGGACATTCACATTTAGGATTAATTTTAAATGAGACAATAAATAGAAAGCTTAAAAGAGGAAGTAATTTAACTTATGTCTTTAAAAATACAGCTGAATATTATAAAAAAAGGTCCTTGATTGTCATTATTTCAGATTTTAAAGCCAGTGATTATTTTAAATCTTTGACTGTTCTTAGTAAACGTCATAATATTATTGCAATAAGGCTTACAGATTTTCTTGATGAGAATCTTCCTCAATATGGGTTTTTAACTTATGAAGATATTGAAACCCGTGAGAATTTTTTAATTTCAGGATTTAGTAAAGCTATATTAAATAGTTATAAAAATTATTGGACACTAGATAAAATAAAATGGAGGAAAGAATGCATAAAAAGAGGTATTAATTTTATAGAAATTAGTACAAAAGATGATGTTTTTAGAAAATTGAAAGCTCTTTTAAAAAAGGAGAATAGTATTTGA
- a CDS encoding vWA domain-containing protein yields MLTFNEPFYLFLLLILPLIIYFSHFFNRRGGKVKFPVSIYGNFGSIKLRDYSLNFLYFITYTFFYLSIIVMILTLAGPSISKKKLTYLSSGADIVIVLDISPSMGAIEFSSKNRLEFAKELIKYFAYQRENDNIGLVAFAKEASLIVPLTVDRDFFSKKLDNIYIMDLGNGSALGLGISIALSHLKHSEAPKKSVIVLTDGVVNSDEVYKDQVINLAQGLNVKIYSIGIGSSEQLSVKFKLRSGRFYQGTLKEVYDSSMLFEISSKTGGLFYSVGDDFSFKLAIQDFSKKENIERKVRITVDNDDVHNEFLLAIFCLLILYFIFSKVFLKEVL; encoded by the coding sequence ATGTTAACATTTAATGAGCCTTTTTATTTATTTTTACTTTTGATTCTTCCATTAATAATTTATTTTAGTCATTTTTTTAATCGTAGGGGAGGGAAAGTTAAATTTCCAGTATCTATTTATGGAAATTTTGGTTCTATAAAATTGAGGGATTATAGTTTGAATTTTTTGTATTTTATAACCTATACTTTCTTTTATTTATCAATAATAGTTATGATCTTAACCTTAGCAGGTCCTTCTATTTCGAAAAAAAAATTAACCTATCTTAGCAGTGGAGCTGATATTGTTATTGTGTTAGATATATCTCCTAGCATGGGAGCTATTGAATTTTCATCTAAAAATAGACTTGAATTTGCTAAGGAATTGATTAAATATTTTGCTTATCAAAGAGAGAATGATAATATTGGTTTAGTAGCTTTTGCAAAAGAAGCTTCGTTAATAGTTCCACTGACAGTTGATAGAGATTTTTTTTCTAAGAAGCTGGATAATATTTATATTATGGATCTTGGAAATGGTTCTGCTTTGGGGCTTGGAATTTCCATTGCTCTTTCTCATTTGAAACATTCTGAAGCACCTAAAAAGTCAGTGATTGTTTTGACGGATGGTGTAGTTAATTCAGATGAAGTTTATAAGGATCAGGTAATAAATCTTGCTCAAGGATTAAATGTTAAAATTTATTCTATTGGAATTGGTAGCAGTGAACAGCTTAGTGTTAAATTTAAATTGCGATCTGGTAGGTTTTATCAAGGGACTTTAAAAGAGGTTTATGATTCTAGTATGCTTTTTGAGATTTCAAGTAAGACAGGGGGGCTTTTTTATTCTGTGGGTGATGATTTTTCATTTAAACTTGCAATTCAGGATTTTTCGAAGAAAGAAAATATAGAGAGAAAGGTTAGAATTACTGTTGATAATGATGATGTTCATAATGAATTTCTATTAGCCATATTTTGTTTGTTGATCCTTTATTTTATTTTTTCTAAGGTCTTTTTGAAAGAGGTATTATGA